The following coding sequences lie in one Streptococcus suis genomic window:
- a CDS encoding amino acid ABC transporter ATP-binding protein, protein MTKNVILEIKNLKKSYGQNQVLKDISISVEKGEVISIIGSSGSGKSTFLRSINLLETPTEGQILYHGQDVLAKGYDLTTYREKLGMVFQSFNLFNNLNVLENAIVAQTTVLKRDRAEAENIAKENLNKVGMTEQYWQAKPSQLSGGQKQRVAIARALSVDPEVILFDEPTSALDPEMVGEVLKTMQDLAKSGLTMLIVTHEMEFARDVSDRVIFMDKGVIAEEGNPQQIFENPQEERTREFLQRFLG, encoded by the coding sequence ATGACTAAAAATGTAATTCTTGAAATCAAAAATCTAAAGAAATCATACGGACAAAATCAAGTCCTCAAAGACATCTCTATTAGCGTTGAAAAGGGCGAGGTTATCTCAATCATCGGTTCATCTGGTTCGGGAAAATCAACCTTCCTCCGATCTATCAACCTTTTGGAAACACCAACAGAAGGACAGATTCTATACCACGGACAAGATGTTTTGGCTAAAGGATATGATTTGACGACTTACCGTGAAAAACTAGGTATGGTATTCCAATCCTTCAACCTTTTCAACAATCTAAATGTATTGGAAAATGCCATTGTAGCACAAACTACGGTACTGAAACGAGATCGAGCTGAGGCAGAGAACATCGCCAAGGAAAATCTCAACAAGGTTGGCATGACCGAACAGTACTGGCAAGCCAAACCAAGTCAACTCTCTGGTGGACAGAAACAACGTGTGGCCATTGCACGCGCCCTATCTGTTGACCCAGAAGTTATCCTCTTTGATGAGCCGACTTCTGCTCTCGATCCAGAGATGGTTGGGGAAGTTCTCAAAACTATGCAAGATTTGGCAAAATCAGGATTGACGATGCTTATCGTAACTCACGAAATGGAATTTGCCCGTGACGTATCTGACCGCGTTATCTTTATGGACAAGGGAGTCATCGCCGAAGAAGGCAATCCTCAACAAATCTTTGAAAATCCACAAGAAGAACGCACACGTGAATTCCTTCAGCGTTTTCTTGGATAA
- a CDS encoding ketol-acid reductoisomerase, protein MTVTMQYEKDATVAALNGKRIAVIGYGSQGHAHAQNLRDTGHDVIIGVRAGKSFDKAKEDGFETFEVAEAAKQADVIMILAPDEIQADLYNDEIAPNLEAGNALGFAHGFNVHFEFIKVPADVDVFMCAPKGPGHLVRRTFEEGFGVPALYAVYQDATGNAKHIAMDWAKGVGSARVGLLETTFKEETEEDLFGEQAVLCGGLTALMQAGFEVLTEAGYAPELAYFEVLHEMKLIVDLVYEGGFKKMRQSISNTAEFGDYVSGPRVITDQVKENMKAVLADIQSGKFANDFVNDYKAGRPRMEAYRKEAENLEIEKVGAELRKAMPFVGRNDDDAFKIYN, encoded by the coding sequence ATGACAGTAACAATGCAATATGAAAAAGATGCAACAGTAGCAGCACTTAACGGTAAACGTATCGCCGTGATCGGTTATGGTTCACAAGGTCATGCCCATGCTCAAAACTTGCGTGATACAGGGCACGATGTCATCATCGGTGTGCGTGCAGGTAAGTCATTTGACAAGGCAAAAGAAGACGGTTTTGAAACTTTTGAAGTAGCAGAAGCAGCAAAACAAGCAGATGTTATCATGATCTTGGCTCCAGACGAAATCCAAGCAGACCTTTACAATGACGAAATCGCTCCAAACTTGGAAGCGGGCAATGCTCTTGGTTTTGCCCATGGTTTCAACGTTCACTTTGAATTTATCAAGGTACCGGCAGATGTGGATGTCTTCATGTGTGCACCAAAAGGTCCAGGTCACTTGGTCCGCCGTACCTTTGAAGAAGGTTTTGGAGTACCAGCCCTCTATGCTGTTTACCAAGATGCAACTGGCAATGCAAAACATATTGCGATGGACTGGGCAAAAGGTGTTGGTTCAGCCCGTGTTGGTCTTTTGGAAACAACTTTCAAAGAAGAGACAGAAGAAGATTTGTTTGGTGAGCAAGCTGTTCTCTGCGGTGGTTTGACAGCCCTTATGCAGGCAGGTTTTGAAGTCTTGACAGAAGCTGGTTATGCACCAGAATTGGCTTATTTCGAAGTTCTCCACGAGATGAAACTCATCGTTGACCTTGTCTACGAAGGTGGCTTCAAGAAAATGCGCCAATCTATCTCAAACACTGCTGAATTTGGTGACTATGTATCAGGACCACGCGTGATTACAGACCAAGTTAAAGAAAACATGAAAGCAGTCCTTGCAGATATTCAATCTGGTAAATTTGCAAATGACTTTGTAAATGACTATAAAGCAGGCCGTCCACGTATGGAAGCTTATCGTAAAGAAGCAGAGAATCTTGAAATCGAAAAAGTAGGTGCAGAACTCCGCAAAGCAATGCCATTTGTCGGACGCAATGATGACGACGCATTCAAAATCTATAATTAA
- a CDS encoding threonine dehydratase (catalyzes the formation of 2-oxobutanoate from L-threonine; biosynthetic): MITAKNVEQAYSVLKRVVVRTPLDYSRYLSEKYGATIYLKRENEQRVRSFKIRGAYYAISQLTDDEKSRGVVCASAGNHAQGVAYTCQEMQIPATIFMPITTPQQKIGQVKFFGGDYVEIRLVGDTFDESAKAAQDYTQESGKTFIDPFDDENVQAGQGTVAYEILEEAEEQTISFDQILVPIGGGGLVAGVSTYLKEHAPEIKIVGVEASGARSMKAAFDKGRPVKLDQIDKFADGIAVQKVGKSTYEVARKYIDRLIGVDEGWISGTILDLYSKLGIVAEPAGAATIAALEVVKDQIKGQTICCIISGGNNDINRMPEMEERALIYEGIKHYFVVNFPQRPGALREFVNEILGPNDDITRFEYIKRANKGTGPVLIGIALGDKKDYVQFISRLEEFDPQYINLHENDSLYKMLV, encoded by the coding sequence ATGATTACAGCAAAAAATGTAGAACAAGCATACTCCGTTCTTAAGCGCGTGGTAGTACGTACCCCCTTGGATTATAGTCGATACTTGTCGGAAAAATATGGTGCAACTATTTATTTAAAAAGAGAAAATGAACAGCGTGTTCGCTCTTTTAAAATTCGAGGAGCCTATTATGCTATTTCACAATTGACAGATGATGAGAAGTCACGCGGAGTGGTCTGTGCTTCGGCCGGGAACCATGCTCAAGGTGTGGCCTACACCTGTCAGGAAATGCAAATTCCTGCTACGATTTTCATGCCCATTACAACTCCGCAACAAAAAATAGGGCAGGTTAAATTTTTCGGAGGAGACTACGTAGAGATTCGGCTCGTAGGTGATACCTTCGATGAGTCAGCCAAGGCGGCACAAGATTATACTCAGGAAAGTGGGAAAACCTTTATAGACCCATTTGATGATGAAAATGTGCAGGCTGGTCAGGGAACAGTAGCCTATGAAATCTTGGAAGAAGCGGAAGAGCAAACCATTAGTTTTGACCAAATTTTAGTTCCCATAGGAGGAGGTGGTCTGGTTGCAGGCGTTTCGACCTATCTGAAAGAACATGCACCTGAAATTAAGATTGTTGGTGTTGAAGCAAGTGGGGCACGGTCAATGAAAGCGGCTTTTGATAAAGGTCGTCCGGTTAAATTAGACCAAATTGATAAATTTGCTGACGGTATTGCGGTACAGAAAGTTGGTAAGTCGACCTACGAAGTGGCTCGGAAATACATAGATCGGCTGATTGGTGTGGATGAAGGATGGATTTCCGGGACTATTTTAGACCTCTATTCTAAGCTGGGTATTGTTGCTGAGCCAGCAGGAGCAGCAACGATTGCAGCTCTTGAGGTAGTCAAGGACCAAATCAAGGGGCAAACCATTTGTTGTATCATTTCTGGTGGTAATAACGACATCAACAGGATGCCGGAAATGGAGGAACGCGCGCTTATCTACGAGGGAATTAAACACTACTTTGTTGTTAATTTTCCACAACGTCCAGGGGCTCTTCGTGAATTTGTAAATGAAATTCTAGGGCCAAATGATGATATTACTCGTTTTGAATATATCAAACGTGCCAATAAGGGAACAGGACCGGTTCTAATCGGTATTGCCCTAGGAGATAAAAAAGATTATGTGCAGTTTATTTCTCGCTTGGAAGAATTTGATCCCCAGTACATCAATCTTCATGAAAATGATTCGCTTTATAAAATGCTAGTTTAG
- a CDS encoding acetolactate synthase small subunit, whose translation MRRMLTAKLRNSSGVLNRFTGVLSRRQINIESISVGPTEVDGISRVTVIVDVASHDEVEQIIKQLNRLIDVVRVRDLTDIPHLEREVILVKISAPPTKRAEILAIIQPFRANVVDVAPHSITIQMTGDGDKIDALLRVIQPYGIKNIARTGATGFSRD comes from the coding sequence ATGCGTAGAATGTTAACAGCTAAATTGCGAAATTCATCTGGTGTTCTGAATCGTTTTACAGGTGTCCTATCTCGTCGCCAAATCAATATTGAGTCCATCTCCGTCGGCCCAACAGAAGTAGATGGTATCTCACGTGTGACGGTGATTGTAGACGTGGCCAGTCACGATGAGGTCGAACAAATCATCAAACAGCTAAACCGCTTGATTGATGTGGTCCGTGTCCGTGATTTGACGGACATACCCCACTTAGAGCGTGAGGTGATTCTTGTTAAAATTTCAGCTCCGCCAACAAAACGAGCAGAAATTTTAGCGATTATCCAACCCTTTAGAGCAAATGTTGTTGATGTGGCACCGCACTCCATTACCATTCAAATGACAGGTGATGGAGATAAGATTGACGCCCTCCTGCGGGTGATTCAGCCTTATGGCATTAAGAATATCGCAAGAACGGGTGCGACTGGATTTAGTAGAGACTAA
- a CDS encoding sugar translocase yields the protein MYYVVIPAYQPDEKLIQLLEIMKNRLNCQVIVVDDGSTGASKNILEIAKTYAIVLHHDVNKGKGQALRTAFSFIQDLRKPGVIVIADADGQHAVNDIDRVAHAAMNLPSRLILGVRQFTKDIPLRSRFGNKLTRVLFRLQTGVNVSDTQTGLRGFHTDMIPFMLDIEGDRYEYEMNMLTQASQAYKITEVPIQTIYIDDNASSHFRPIKDGLLIYKNLFKFALASFGGFLVDYGVYALALLLLTNLPTALRLLVANTIARICSAICNFALNKKLVFNNEESIARTGAGYFTLALVLFLCDTALLYLFHQILGLNLYIVKLAVGIFLFLTSWFVQKNIIFKERKSFSHEIA from the coding sequence ATGTATTATGTAGTGATACCGGCTTACCAGCCAGATGAAAAATTAATCCAACTATTAGAAATAATGAAAAACAGGCTAAATTGTCAGGTCATCGTTGTGGATGATGGTAGTACTGGCGCATCCAAAAATATTCTTGAAATCGCCAAAACCTATGCCATTGTTCTCCACCACGATGTCAACAAAGGAAAAGGCCAAGCCTTACGGACTGCCTTTAGTTTCATCCAAGATTTGAGAAAACCAGGTGTTATCGTAATTGCTGACGCAGATGGTCAACACGCTGTAAATGATATTGACCGTGTCGCACATGCAGCTATGAATCTGCCAAGTCGCCTCATCCTTGGCGTCCGTCAATTTACCAAAGACATCCCGCTCCGTAGCCGATTTGGTAACAAACTAACTAGAGTCTTGTTCAGACTACAAACCGGTGTCAATGTATCCGATACACAAACTGGCTTACGTGGTTTCCACACCGACATGATTCCATTTATGTTGGACATTGAGGGGGACCGCTACGAATATGAAATGAATATGCTGACCCAAGCAAGTCAAGCCTATAAAATCACGGAAGTTCCAATTCAAACTATTTATATCGATGATAATGCCAGTTCACATTTTCGTCCCATAAAAGATGGACTGCTCATTTACAAGAATCTCTTCAAATTTGCCCTGGCATCTTTTGGTGGATTTCTAGTTGACTACGGAGTATATGCACTTGCCTTATTGTTACTCACTAACTTACCAACTGCTCTACGCTTATTGGTCGCAAACACGATTGCTCGCATTTGTAGTGCTATCTGTAATTTTGCACTTAATAAGAAATTAGTCTTTAACAATGAAGAGAGCATCGCACGAACAGGCGCAGGCTACTTTACACTAGCCCTTGTCCTCTTCCTTTGCGATACAGCCCTCCTCTATCTCTTCCACCAAATTCTAGGACTCAACCTCTACATTGTCAAACTTGCAGTTGGTATCTTCCTTTTCCTAACCTCTTGGTTTGTTCAAAAGAATATTATTTTTAAAGAAAGGAAATCATTTTCCCATGAAATTGCTTAA
- the ilvB gene encoding acetolactate synthase, large subunit, biosynthetic type: protein MQEIQLDQPRSGSYLILDTLHQLGVDLVFGYPGGAVLPLYDAIYQYEGIQHILARHEQGAVHEAEGYAKSSGKVGVAIVTSGPGATNAITGIADAMGDSVPLLVFTGQVATRGIGKDAFQEADVLGMTMPITKYNYQIRDTADIPRVITEALHIATTGRPGPVVIDVPKDIQERVVDFYHDPTVQLPSYQPTVEPNGLQVKKILKQLSQAQKPVILAGGGVNYADANKELVAFAERYRIPVVSTLLGLGAMPIEHELSLAMGGMHGSYAANMAMDQADYIINIGARFDDRLTGNPTTYAPNATVAHIDIDPAEIGKVVKTAIPVVGDAKATLKALLALETVETGYADWTAQVLENKRRAPFWYDEDEKVIKPQAAIELIGQLTQGDAIVVTDVGQHQMWAAQFYPYKHARQLVTSGGMGTMGFGIPAAIGAKLANPDKEVIIFVGDGGFQMTNQELAILNGYGVPIKVVLINNHSLGMVRQWQESFYEKRRSQSVFDDEPNFQLLAEAYGISHYSFDNPATLSEDMKVILEDKPMLIEVHISNREHVQPMVPAGKSNAEMLGVKFNA from the coding sequence GTGCAAGAAATTCAACTAGACCAACCGCGTTCGGGGTCCTATCTCATTTTGGACACCCTGCATCAGCTAGGAGTAGACCTTGTTTTTGGTTATCCTGGTGGGGCAGTTTTGCCTCTATATGATGCTATCTATCAATATGAGGGAATCCAACATATTTTGGCTCGTCATGAACAAGGAGCGGTCCACGAGGCCGAAGGATACGCTAAATCATCAGGAAAGGTGGGCGTAGCCATTGTCACTTCTGGTCCAGGAGCTACCAATGCCATTACTGGAATTGCGGACGCAATGGGTGATAGTGTTCCTCTTTTAGTTTTTACTGGTCAAGTAGCTACACGGGGGATCGGTAAGGATGCCTTTCAAGAGGCCGATGTTTTGGGCATGACCATGCCCATTACGAAATATAATTATCAGATTCGAGATACGGCAGATATTCCTCGTGTGATTACAGAGGCGCTTCATATTGCAACAACTGGTCGTCCAGGTCCGGTTGTCATTGACGTTCCAAAAGATATTCAAGAGAGAGTAGTTGATTTTTATCACGATCCAACTGTTCAACTTCCAAGTTATCAACCGACAGTTGAACCAAATGGTTTGCAGGTTAAGAAAATTTTGAAACAGCTTAGCCAAGCTCAAAAACCAGTTATATTGGCTGGTGGTGGTGTCAATTATGCAGATGCCAATAAAGAATTAGTTGCCTTTGCAGAGCGCTATCGTATTCCAGTAGTTTCAACCCTCCTTGGATTAGGTGCAATGCCCATTGAGCATGAATTATCCTTGGCTATGGGGGGGATGCACGGTTCATACGCTGCCAATATGGCTATGGATCAGGCTGATTACATTATCAATATTGGAGCGCGATTCGATGACCGCCTAACAGGAAATCCAACAACCTATGCGCCAAATGCGACGGTAGCACATATTGATATTGATCCCGCAGAAATTGGTAAAGTTGTCAAAACGGCTATTCCAGTAGTGGGCGATGCTAAGGCAACCTTGAAAGCTCTGCTTGCTTTAGAAACAGTCGAAACAGGCTATGCTGATTGGACGGCACAAGTATTGGAAAACAAACGTCGGGCGCCATTTTGGTATGATGAAGATGAAAAGGTTATTAAGCCACAGGCGGCAATTGAATTAATTGGTCAGTTGACGCAAGGGGATGCCATTGTCGTGACAGATGTTGGTCAGCATCAAATGTGGGCCGCTCAATTCTATCCCTACAAACATGCACGCCAACTTGTAACATCTGGTGGCATGGGAACAATGGGCTTCGGTATTCCTGCGGCTATCGGCGCCAAATTAGCCAATCCAGATAAAGAAGTAATCATCTTTGTCGGTGATGGCGGCTTCCAAATGACCAACCAAGAATTAGCTATTTTGAATGGCTATGGTGTACCGATTAAGGTTGTATTGATCAATAACCACTCTCTTGGAATGGTTCGTCAATGGCAGGAATCCTTCTATGAAAAGCGCCGCAGTCAATCCGTCTTTGATGATGAACCGAATTTCCAATTGTTGGCGGAGGCCTACGGAATTAGTCATTATAGTTTTGACAATCCAGCGACTCTAAGTGAAGATATGAAAGTTATCTTAGAAGATAAACCAATGCTCATAGAGGTTCATATTTCTAATCGTGAACATGTTCAACCGATGGTGCCAGCAGGTAAGAGCAATGCAGAAATGTTGGGGGTGAAGTTCAATGCGTAG
- a CDS encoding DUF59 domain-containing protein, with protein sequence MREDIQINERALVLSEQLVEVLESIYDPEIELDIYNLGLIYEIHLDEAGFCKVIMTFTDAGCSCADTMPGELVTALKTIDGIEDAQVEIVWSPAWKMTRISRLGRITLGISPKRK encoded by the coding sequence ATGAGAGAAGATATTCAGATCAATGAGCGAGCCCTTGTTTTGTCAGAACAGTTGGTAGAGGTTTTGGAATCTATTTACGATCCTGAAATTGAACTAGACATCTACAATTTGGGTTTGATTTATGAGATTCATTTAGATGAAGCTGGATTTTGTAAGGTTATCATGACCTTTACGGATGCAGGCTGTTCCTGTGCCGATACTATGCCAGGAGAGCTTGTTACAGCCTTGAAGACCATTGATGGCATTGAAGATGCACAAGTTGAAATTGTCTGGTCTCCTGCTTGGAAAATGACACGCATCAGCCGTCTAGGACGGATTACATTGGGTATTAGTCCGAAAAGAAAATGA
- the ilvD gene encoding dihydroxy-acid dehydratase yields MTEKDTLKNLRHRSSVYDSMVKSPNRAMLRATGMTDDSFEKPIVGVISTWAENTPCNIHLHDFGKLAKEGVKDAGAWPVQYGTITVADGIAMGTPGMRFSLTSRDIIADSIEAAMGGHNVDAFVAIGGCDKNMPGSMIAIANMDIPAIFAYGGTIAPGNLNGKDIDLVSVFEGIGKWNNGDLTAEEVRQIECNACPGPGGCGGMYTANTMATAIEVMGMSIPGSSSHPAESPEKKADIEEAGRAVVRMLELGIKPSDIMTREAFEDAITVTMALGGSTNATLHLLAIAHAANVDLTLEDFNDFQERVPHLADLKPSGKYVFQDLYNVGGVPAVMKYLLKNGFLHGDRITCTGKTVAENLENFADLTPGQDVIMPLENPKRADGPLIILKGNLAPEGAVAKVSGVKVRNHTGPAKVFDSEEEAIEAVLTDEIVDGDVVVVRYVGPKGGPGMPEMLSLSSMIVGKGQGDKVALLTDGRFSGGTYGLVVGHIAPEAQDGGPIAYLRTGDLVTVDQDTKEITMHVSDQEIEERKKTTVIPPLYSRGVLGKYAHTVSSASKGAVTDFWRPEQTGKK; encoded by the coding sequence ATGACCGAAAAAGATACACTAAAAAACCTCCGTCATCGTAGTTCTGTCTATGATTCGATGGTCAAATCACCTAACCGTGCTATGTTAAGAGCAACAGGAATGACCGACGATAGTTTTGAAAAACCGATTGTTGGGGTTATTTCGACATGGGCTGAAAATACACCTTGTAACATCCACCTTCATGACTTTGGAAAATTAGCCAAAGAAGGGGTAAAAGATGCAGGTGCCTGGCCTGTTCAATACGGTACCATCACCGTTGCAGACGGAATCGCTATGGGAACGCCTGGTATGCGCTTCTCACTGACTTCTCGTGATATCATAGCCGACTCTATTGAGGCAGCTATGGGAGGACACAACGTCGATGCCTTTGTCGCAATCGGTGGCTGTGACAAAAACATGCCTGGTTCTATGATTGCTATCGCCAATATGGATATTCCTGCTATCTTTGCCTACGGTGGAACCATTGCGCCAGGTAATCTCAATGGTAAAGACATCGACTTGGTATCCGTTTTTGAAGGAATCGGAAAATGGAACAATGGCGACTTGACCGCTGAAGAAGTTCGTCAAATCGAATGTAATGCTTGCCCTGGACCTGGTGGTTGCGGTGGTATGTACACGGCCAATACCATGGCTACTGCCATTGAGGTTATGGGCATGTCTATTCCTGGCTCTTCTTCTCACCCTGCTGAATCTCCTGAGAAGAAGGCTGATATTGAAGAAGCTGGTCGTGCTGTTGTACGCATGCTAGAACTTGGCATTAAACCATCTGACATTATGACTCGTGAAGCATTTGAAGATGCTATTACAGTCACAATGGCTCTGGGCGGCTCAACCAACGCTACGCTCCATCTTCTAGCCATCGCCCATGCTGCTAATGTCGACCTCACTCTTGAAGATTTCAACGATTTCCAAGAACGCGTACCTCACTTGGCAGACCTCAAACCATCTGGTAAATATGTTTTCCAAGACCTCTATAATGTCGGCGGTGTCCCTGCGGTTATGAAATACTTGCTCAAAAACGGCTTCCTTCATGGCGATCGCATCACATGTACAGGTAAAACCGTTGCTGAAAACCTAGAGAATTTTGCAGACTTGACTCCAGGTCAAGATGTCATCATGCCACTTGAAAATCCAAAACGTGCAGATGGCCCACTCATCATCCTAAAAGGTAATCTTGCTCCTGAAGGTGCCGTTGCCAAGGTTTCTGGTGTGAAAGTCCGCAACCATACAGGTCCAGCCAAGGTCTTTGATTCAGAAGAGGAAGCAATTGAAGCCGTCTTGACCGATGAAATCGTAGATGGCGATGTAGTCGTTGTCCGCTATGTTGGACCAAAAGGTGGTCCTGGTATGCCTGAAATGCTGTCCCTTTCTTCTATGATTGTCGGAAAAGGCCAAGGTGACAAGGTTGCCCTTCTAACAGACGGTCGTTTCTCTGGTGGTACCTATGGACTGGTTGTTGGACACATCGCACCTGAAGCTCAGGACGGTGGTCCAATTGCCTACCTTCGTACTGGAGATTTGGTAACCGTTGATCAAGATACCAAAGAAATCACCATGCACGTTTCTGACCAAGAAATCGAAGAACGCAAGAAAACAACTGTTATTCCACCACTCTACTCTCGTGGTGTTCTCGGAAAATACGCCCACACTGTATCCTCTGCCTCTAAAGGAGCCGTTACCGACTTCTGGAGACCGGAACAAACTGGGAAAAAATAA
- a CDS encoding ABC transporter ATP-binding protein, with amino-acid sequence MELKDIMHILEDMKVGVFATLDEYGNPHARHAHIIAANEEGIFFMTSPETHFYDQLMGDQRVAMTAISEEGYLIQVVRVEGTARPVENDYLKTVFADNPYYQHIYKDESSDTMQVFQIYAGHGFYHSLTQGHKYIFSIGQGENSEVRTL; translated from the coding sequence ATGGAACTAAAAGATATTATGCATATTTTGGAAGATATGAAGGTTGGAGTTTTTGCAACTCTGGATGAGTATGGAAATCCACATGCTCGTCATGCTCATATCATTGCAGCAAACGAAGAAGGGATTTTCTTTATGACAAGCCCAGAAACGCATTTCTATGATCAATTGATGGGGGATCAAAGAGTTGCGATGACTGCTATTTCTGAGGAAGGGTACCTTATCCAGGTAGTGCGTGTAGAAGGGACTGCCAGACCTGTGGAGAACGACTATCTAAAGACAGTTTTTGCGGATAATCCTTATTATCAACATATCTATAAAGATGAGTCTAGTGATACAATGCAAGTATTTCAGATTTATGCTGGTCATGGCTTCTATCATAGCTTGACTCAAGGTCATAAGTATATCTTTTCTATTGGTCAAGGTGAGAATTCAGAGGTTCGTACACTTTGA
- a CDS encoding SPFH domain-containing protein, with protein MVLGPIVFIGSFLFFVLIALILIASGLYVVKQQTVAIIERFGKYQKTSTSGINFKIPFGVDVIAARIQLRMLQSEIVVETKTQDNVFVTMNVATQYRVNENNVTDAYYKLMHPEAQIKSYIEDALRSSVPKLTLDELFEKKDEIALEVQKQVAEEMSTYGYVIVKTLITKVEPDAEVKQSMNEINAAQRKRVAAQELAEADKIKIVTAAEAEAEKDRLHGVGIAQQRKAIVDGLADSIRELKESNVSLSEEQIMSILLTNQYLDTLNNFAQGGNQTIFLPGNPEGVEDIRTQILSSLRAK; from the coding sequence ATGGTGCTTGGTCCAATTGTTTTTATTGGTAGTTTCTTGTTCTTTGTACTGATTGCTTTGATTTTGATTGCTTCAGGGCTATACGTTGTTAAGCAGCAGACGGTCGCTATTATTGAGCGCTTTGGGAAATACCAAAAAACATCTACTTCAGGTATAAACTTTAAAATACCATTTGGAGTCGATGTCATCGCAGCCCGCATTCAATTGCGGATGTTGCAAAGTGAAATTGTGGTAGAAACCAAGACGCAGGATAACGTTTTTGTCACAATGAATGTGGCAACTCAATATCGAGTAAATGAAAATAATGTGACGGATGCCTATTACAAGCTCATGCACCCAGAAGCACAGATTAAGTCCTATATTGAAGATGCCCTGCGTTCATCTGTGCCTAAATTGACCCTGGATGAGCTCTTCGAGAAAAAGGATGAGATTGCACTTGAGGTACAAAAACAAGTAGCAGAAGAAATGTCAACCTATGGTTATGTTATTGTCAAAACCTTAATTACCAAGGTAGAGCCAGACGCCGAGGTTAAACAATCTATGAATGAAATTAACGCAGCTCAGCGGAAACGGGTTGCGGCCCAGGAATTGGCAGAAGCTGACAAGATTAAAATTGTCACAGCAGCAGAAGCGGAAGCTGAAAAGGATCGCTTGCATGGTGTAGGTATTGCACAACAACGTAAGGCGATTGTAGACGGACTGGCAGATTCGATTCGTGAACTGAAAGAATCAAATGTTAGCCTATCTGAAGAGCAGATTATGTCTATCTTGCTGACCAACCAATACTTGGATACTCTCAATAATTTTGCACAAGGAGGTAATCAAACTATCTTTCTTCCAGGGAATCCGGAGGGGGTCGAAGACATAAGGACACAAATACTATCATCACTTAGGGCAAAATGA